One window of the Thermasporomyces composti genome contains the following:
- the rph gene encoding ribonuclease PH — translation MTRVDGRVPDERRPVRITRGWLEHAEGSALIEFGRTRVLCAASVTEGVPRWRRDTGLGWVTAEYAMLPRATTTRSERESVKGRLGGRTMEISRLVGRSLRAVVDVAALGENTIVLDCDVLQADGGTRTAAITGAYVALVDAVRHLERQGVLQGQVIKDSVSAISVGIVDGVPMLDLCYEEDVRAETDMNVVMTGSGRFVEIQGTAEGEPFDRKQLDDLLDLAAAGCAELARVQADALAEELPATPAR, via the coding sequence ATGACCAGAGTGGACGGTCGCGTCCCCGACGAACGACGCCCGGTCCGAATCACCCGTGGCTGGCTCGAGCACGCCGAGGGGTCGGCACTCATCGAGTTCGGCCGCACCCGCGTGCTCTGCGCCGCCAGTGTCACCGAAGGTGTGCCGCGCTGGCGCCGCGACACCGGCCTCGGCTGGGTCACCGCCGAGTACGCCATGCTGCCCCGCGCCACCACGACCCGCAGCGAACGCGAGTCGGTCAAGGGCCGGCTCGGAGGCCGCACGATGGAGATCTCCCGGCTGGTCGGCCGGTCGCTGCGCGCGGTCGTCGACGTGGCGGCCCTGGGGGAGAACACCATCGTGCTCGACTGCGACGTCCTCCAAGCCGACGGCGGCACTCGCACGGCAGCCATCACCGGCGCCTACGTCGCTCTCGTCGACGCGGTCCGCCACCTCGAACGGCAAGGCGTGCTGCAAGGCCAGGTGATCAAGGACTCGGTGAGCGCGATCTCGGTGGGCATCGTCGACGGCGTGCCGATGCTCGACCTGTGCTACGAGGAGGACGTCCGCGCCGAGACGGACATGAACGTCGTGATGACCGGCAGCGGTCGGTTCGTCGAGATCCAAGGCACCGCCGAGGGCGAGCCTTTCGACCGCAAGCAGTTGGACGACCTGCTCGACTTGGCGGCGGCCGGCTGTGCGGAGCTGGCCCGGGTGCAGGCCGATGCGCTGGCCGAGGAGCTCCCGGCGACGCCCGCTCGGTAA
- the rdgB gene encoding RdgB/HAM1 family non-canonical purine NTP pyrophosphatase has product MTTTVLLATHNRKKLDELRRILRPLVPDVKVLGLDDVPPYAEPAETEPTFEGNARLKAQAAVRHTNLPSLADDSGLCVDAMNGMPGVLSARWAGRQPGRPREYELLLDQLADVPDERRGAAFVASVVLVLPDGTEHVAEGRLTGRIAREPRGQGGFGYDPVFIPDGESRTLAEMTPEEKDAISHRGRALRRIAPILAKAAAERARG; this is encoded by the coding sequence GTGACGACGACCGTCCTGCTGGCGACCCACAACCGGAAGAAGCTCGACGAGCTCCGCCGGATCCTGCGTCCGCTCGTGCCCGACGTGAAGGTCCTCGGGTTGGACGACGTCCCGCCCTATGCCGAGCCGGCCGAGACCGAGCCGACGTTCGAGGGGAACGCCCGGCTCAAGGCTCAGGCCGCGGTAAGGCACACCAACCTGCCGTCGCTCGCGGACGACAGCGGCCTGTGCGTCGACGCCATGAACGGCATGCCTGGCGTCCTCTCCGCCCGGTGGGCGGGACGTCAGCCGGGCCGACCCCGTGAGTACGAGTTGCTGCTGGACCAGCTGGCGGACGTTCCCGACGAACGCCGGGGCGCCGCGTTCGTGGCGTCGGTCGTCCTCGTGCTGCCGGATGGCACCGAGCACGTCGCCGAGGGCCGGCTGACCGGCCGCATCGCCCGTGAGCCACGTGGCCAAGGTGGGTTCGGGTACGACCCGGTGTTCATCCCGGACGGCGAGAGCCGCACGCTGGCGGAGATGACGCCGGAGGAGAAGGACGCGATCAGCCATCGAGGCCGCGCTCTGCGGCGCATCGCGCCGATCCTCGCGAAGGCGGCCGCCGAACGGGCACGCGGGTAG
- a CDS encoding DUF3618 domain-containing protein, with translation MGDTTRRAIPEQKRPSEDNRTPQEIEADLAETRERLAATVDALVQRVQPRELASRGAQRAKLTVMTRDGQLRTTRVVVAVAVAVAVVGVIVLRKRRGRS, from the coding sequence GTGGGCGACACGACGAGGCGGGCGATTCCGGAGCAGAAGCGACCCTCCGAGGACAACCGGACGCCGCAGGAGATCGAGGCCGACTTGGCGGAGACCCGGGAGCGGCTGGCGGCCACCGTCGACGCCCTGGTGCAGCGTGTCCAACCGAGAGAGCTGGCCTCGCGCGGGGCGCAGCGAGCGAAGCTGACGGTCATGACACGGGACGGTCAGCTCCGGACCACGCGCGTCGTGGTGGCCGTGGCAGTGGCCGTCGCGGTGGTGGGCGTCATCGTCCTGAGGAAGCG
- a CDS encoding energy-coupling factor ABC transporter permease, producing MHVPDGFLDVPTSVATGVVAAAAIGVSLRGARRELDDRTAPLTGLVAAFVFAVQMLNFPVGAGTSGHLLGGALAAVLVGPWTGVLCMSVVLLVQALFFADGGITALGTNVVLMGVLTVAAGWLVFRLALRLLPARRSSTVPASFVAGLISVPVSALGFVALYAVGGTADISLAALATAMLGWHVLIGLGEAAITAATVATVLAVRPDLVYGARKFLAGQELTIRTGPVVSKEVSS from the coding sequence GTGCACGTACCTGACGGATTCCTCGACGTCCCCACCTCGGTGGCCACCGGCGTCGTCGCGGCGGCCGCGATCGGCGTCTCGCTCCGAGGGGCCCGCCGCGAGCTCGACGACCGGACCGCGCCGCTGACCGGCCTGGTCGCGGCGTTCGTCTTCGCCGTCCAGATGCTCAACTTCCCCGTCGGCGCCGGCACGAGCGGCCACCTCCTCGGCGGCGCGCTCGCCGCCGTCCTCGTCGGGCCCTGGACGGGCGTGCTGTGTATGAGCGTGGTCCTCCTCGTCCAGGCGCTGTTCTTCGCCGACGGCGGGATCACCGCGCTCGGCACCAACGTGGTGCTCATGGGCGTGCTCACCGTCGCCGCGGGCTGGCTCGTCTTCCGGCTGGCGCTCCGCCTGCTCCCGGCCCGGCGGTCCTCGACGGTCCCCGCGTCCTTCGTGGCCGGCCTGATCTCGGTGCCGGTCTCCGCGCTGGGGTTCGTCGCGCTCTACGCGGTCGGCGGCACGGCCGACATCTCCCTCGCGGCTCTGGCCACCGCCATGCTGGGGTGGCACGTCCTCATCGGCCTGGGCGAGGCGGCCATCACGGCGGCCACGGTCGCGACCGTCCTCGCCGTCCGTCCCGACCTCGTCTACGGCGCGCGGAAGTTCCTCGCCGGCCAGGAGCTCACCATTCGCACCGGTCCCGTCGTGTCCAAGGAGGTCAGCTCGTGA
- a CDS encoding PDGLE domain-containing protein: MKTPVRTTTLLVAGLLVSLALAGLVSYYASASPDGLNRVAEDLGFHVTEKESATAGSPLADYGVAGVDNAFLSGGLAGVIGVLLVLAVGSGLAYAVRRRERASAPATERQPEEAEEAGRGR; the protein is encoded by the coding sequence GTGAAGACGCCGGTTCGGACCACGACGCTCCTCGTGGCTGGGTTGCTGGTCAGCCTGGCGCTCGCGGGCCTCGTGAGCTACTACGCCTCCGCGAGCCCTGACGGCCTGAACCGAGTGGCTGAGGATCTCGGCTTCCACGTGACCGAGAAGGAGAGCGCCACCGCCGGCTCGCCCCTCGCCGACTACGGCGTCGCCGGTGTGGACAACGCCTTCCTCTCCGGCGGGCTCGCCGGTGTCATCGGCGTGCTTCTCGTCCTGGCTGTCGGAAGCGGGCTCGCCTACGCTGTGCGCCGGCGCGAACGCGCGTCCGCGCCGGCGACGGAGCGCCAGCCAGAGGAGGCCGAGGAGGCGGGACGAGGACGCTGA
- a CDS encoding glycosyltransferase family 2 protein, whose product MKLSILVPVYNEAATFDRALKRILDVDYPCDFEVVVVDDGSTDGTGEMLDNLDDPRVVVHRHAVNRGKGAAIRTASNVATGDYMTICDADLEYDPDDIPKLLAPVLKGEAEVVYGTRTFSSHTSYSFWFVVGNRAVTTFANLLFNTYIRDLETCFKLLPLSLYRRLDIRSSGFGMEAELTGKLLHRGYRPYEVPISYRARTRAEGKKLTWRDGVEALWILLRIRLTGR is encoded by the coding sequence GTGAAGCTGTCGATCCTGGTGCCCGTCTACAACGAGGCGGCGACCTTTGACCGCGCCCTGAAGCGGATTCTCGACGTCGACTACCCCTGCGACTTCGAGGTGGTGGTCGTCGACGACGGAAGCACCGACGGCACCGGCGAGATGCTCGACAACCTCGACGACCCTCGAGTCGTCGTGCACCGCCACGCGGTCAACCGGGGCAAGGGCGCCGCTATTCGCACCGCGAGCAATGTCGCCACCGGCGACTACATGACGATCTGCGACGCCGACTTGGAGTACGACCCCGACGACATTCCGAAGCTTCTCGCCCCGGTGCTGAAGGGAGAGGCGGAGGTCGTCTACGGCACCCGCACCTTCTCCAGCCACACGTCGTACTCGTTCTGGTTCGTCGTGGGCAACCGCGCGGTGACCACCTTCGCCAACCTGCTCTTCAACACCTACATCCGCGACCTCGAGACCTGCTTCAAGCTCCTGCCACTGTCCCTCTACCGTCGCCTCGACATCCGCTCGAGTGGCTTCGGCATGGAGGCGGAGCTGACCGGCAAGCTCCTCCACCGCGGCTACCGTCCGTACGAGGTCCCCATCTCCTACCGCGCTCGCACCCGGGCCGAGGGCAAGAAGCTGACCTGGCGTGACGGAGTCGAGGCGCTGTGGATCCTGCTGCGCATCCGGCTGACGGGACGCTGA
- the cbiQ gene encoding cobalt ECF transporter T component CbiQ codes for MTHGLTHRLYVDRDSPVHRLPAECKIAAVLSFVLVVVATPPTEYAAFACFALLLVAVTALARVPLRVVVPRLVVETPVVVFALLLPFVAEGRRTEVIGLSLSVSGLLSSWNVVAKATVGVLASILLAATTSQRDLLVGLQRLKVPALVVQIVAFMVRYIDVIADQMARMRLARAARGFVPRGPRSWPVLARSAGALFIRSFERGERVHLAMLSRGYTGALPELSGQRGTLRAWASAAALPLAAVVTLAVSVAR; via the coding sequence GTGACGCACGGGCTCACTCATCGGCTCTATGTGGACCGGGACTCCCCGGTCCACCGGCTGCCGGCGGAGTGCAAGATCGCGGCTGTCCTCAGCTTCGTGCTCGTCGTCGTGGCGACACCGCCCACGGAGTACGCGGCGTTCGCCTGCTTCGCTCTGCTGCTGGTCGCGGTCACCGCCCTCGCCCGCGTCCCTCTCCGCGTGGTGGTGCCGAGACTCGTCGTCGAGACACCCGTCGTCGTCTTCGCGCTGCTCCTGCCGTTCGTCGCCGAGGGACGCCGGACCGAGGTGATCGGCCTGTCGCTGTCGGTGTCCGGGCTCCTGTCGAGCTGGAACGTCGTGGCCAAAGCCACGGTGGGCGTGCTCGCGTCGATCCTGCTGGCCGCGACGACCAGCCAGCGAGACCTGCTCGTCGGGCTCCAGCGGCTCAAGGTCCCGGCCCTCGTTGTCCAGATTGTCGCGTTCATGGTGCGCTACATTGACGTGATCGCCGACCAGATGGCGCGAATGCGTCTCGCCCGGGCGGCCCGCGGCTTCGTCCCGCGGGGACCCCGGTCGTGGCCTGTCCTCGCGCGGTCGGCTGGAGCGTTGTTCATCCGCTCCTTCGAGCGAGGCGAGCGCGTCCACCTCGCGATGCTGTCCCGCGGCTACACGGGAGCACTACCGGAGCTCTCAGGCCAGCGAGGAACGCTCAGGGCCTGGGCCTCTGCCGCTGCCCTCCCTCTCGCCGCCGTCGTCACCCTCGCCGTCTCGGTGGCGCGATGA
- a CDS encoding APC family permease — translation MSGTEPPQRPNRSARLRRDLGTFDAVVLGLGSMLGAGVFVAYAPAAAAAGPGLLLGLVVAGVVAYANATASARLAARHPEAGGTYVYGRRRLGDFWGYLAGWGFVVGKTASCAAMALTVAHYVAPAFLRPVAAGVVVALTALTYAGIRKSAWLTRVIVAVTLGVLTFVVVVCLTLRPADSGDAAAGTEHVPLTLGQAGTYGILQAAGLLFFAFAGYARIATLGEEVRDPAHTIPRAITLALGIVVAVYAAVGVALLVALGPARLATVAAPLDAAVRLIGLEAAAPVVRVGAAVAALGSLLALLLGVSRTVLAMARDGHLPRVLDTVHPRTGVPHHAEIAVGACVLVVAVSVDLRGAIGFSSFGVLTYYAIANASAWRLRPDENPPPRWLPGVGLVGCVVLAATLPVRSVAWGAAVLGVGILVWAARRLARRPKPGKRPSREKGRARRLLSRRRGRGRPHG, via the coding sequence ATGTCGGGAACCGAGCCACCGCAGCGTCCGAACCGTTCGGCCCGGCTGCGCCGCGACCTCGGGACGTTCGACGCGGTGGTCCTCGGGCTCGGCTCGATGCTGGGCGCGGGGGTGTTCGTGGCGTACGCGCCGGCCGCGGCGGCCGCTGGCCCCGGGCTCCTGCTCGGCCTGGTCGTCGCGGGTGTCGTCGCCTACGCCAACGCGACCGCCTCGGCCCGCCTCGCGGCGCGGCACCCGGAGGCCGGCGGGACCTACGTCTACGGCCGACGGCGTCTGGGTGACTTCTGGGGATACCTCGCCGGATGGGGCTTCGTCGTCGGCAAGACCGCGTCCTGCGCCGCGATGGCGCTCACCGTCGCCCACTACGTCGCGCCCGCGTTCCTGCGCCCGGTCGCCGCCGGCGTCGTGGTCGCCCTGACCGCGCTCACCTACGCCGGCATCCGGAAGTCCGCCTGGCTGACCCGGGTCATCGTCGCGGTGACGCTCGGCGTGCTGACGTTCGTCGTCGTCGTCTGCCTCACGCTCCGGCCGGCCGACAGCGGGGACGCGGCGGCCGGGACGGAGCACGTCCCCCTCACGCTCGGCCAGGCCGGCACCTACGGGATCCTCCAGGCGGCAGGGCTGCTGTTCTTCGCCTTCGCCGGCTACGCCCGGATCGCGACGCTCGGGGAGGAGGTGCGCGACCCGGCCCACACGATTCCCCGCGCCATCACGCTCGCTCTGGGGATCGTCGTCGCGGTGTACGCGGCGGTCGGCGTGGCGCTGCTCGTCGCCCTCGGCCCTGCTCGGTTGGCGACGGTCGCGGCGCCTTTGGACGCCGCCGTGCGCCTCATCGGGCTCGAGGCGGCGGCACCCGTGGTCCGGGTCGGCGCCGCCGTCGCCGCGCTCGGCAGCCTGCTCGCGCTGCTCCTCGGCGTCTCCCGCACCGTGCTCGCCATGGCCCGGGACGGCCACCTGCCCCGGGTGCTCGACACCGTCCATCCACGCACCGGGGTGCCGCACCACGCCGAGATCGCGGTCGGGGCCTGCGTGCTGGTCGTCGCGGTCAGCGTCGACCTGCGGGGGGCGATCGGCTTCTCGTCGTTCGGCGTGCTCACCTACTACGCGATCGCGAACGCGTCGGCGTGGAGGCTCCGACCGGACGAGAACCCGCCGCCCCGCTGGCTCCCCGGTGTCGGCCTCGTGGGGTGCGTCGTGCTCGCCGCCACCTTGCCGGTGCGGTCGGTCGCCTGGGGCGCGGCCGTTCTGGGCGTCGGGATCCTGGTGTGGGCGGCGCGAAGGCTGGCTCGACGACCGAAGCCGGGAAAACGTCCCAGCCGGGAGAAGGGCCGCGCGAGGAGACTCCTGTCACGCCGCCGCGGCCGCGGGCGACCCCACGGGTAG
- a CDS encoding energy-coupling factor ABC transporter ATP-binding protein, translating into MSDPVVQVTGLAYAYPDGHQALYGVDLTVGRGERVALLGPNGAGKTTLVLHLNGILTPGRGSVRIDGLEVRDENLREVRRRVGVVFQDPDDQLFMPTVWDDVAFGPANLGLRGAELDVRVREALRLVGMEEHAERPPHHLSFGQRRRVAVATVLAMEPSILVLDEPSSNLDPASRRELAEILRRLDVTVLLVTHDLPYALELCERAVVLDEGRVVADGPTAAILADADLMAAHRLELPYGFDPRFATRDR; encoded by the coding sequence ATGAGCGATCCCGTCGTCCAGGTCACCGGCCTCGCCTACGCCTACCCCGACGGCCACCAGGCCCTCTACGGCGTCGACCTCACCGTCGGGCGGGGGGAGCGGGTGGCCCTGCTCGGACCGAACGGAGCCGGCAAGACGACGCTGGTGCTCCACCTCAACGGCATCCTCACCCCGGGACGGGGATCGGTCCGGATCGACGGGCTGGAGGTGCGGGACGAGAACCTCCGCGAGGTCCGGCGGCGCGTCGGGGTGGTGTTCCAGGACCCCGACGACCAGCTGTTCATGCCCACCGTCTGGGACGACGTCGCCTTCGGGCCGGCCAACCTCGGCCTGCGCGGCGCCGAGCTCGACGTTCGGGTGCGGGAAGCACTGCGCCTGGTCGGCATGGAGGAGCACGCCGAGCGCCCGCCCCACCACCTGTCGTTCGGCCAGCGGCGTCGGGTGGCAGTCGCGACCGTGTTGGCGATGGAGCCGTCGATCCTTGTCCTCGACGAGCCGTCGAGCAACCTGGACCCCGCCAGCCGGAGGGAGCTGGCTGAGATCCTACGCCGGCTCGACGTGACCGTGCTCCTCGTCACCCACGACCTGCCGTACGCGCTGGAGCTGTGCGAGCGGGCGGTCGTCCTCGACGAGGGTCGCGTCGTGGCCGATGGTCCCACCGCGGCGATCCTCGCGGACGCTGACCTCATGGCCGCGCATCGCCTGGAGCTGCCGTACGGCTTCGACCCCCGGTTCGCGACGCGCGACCGCTGA
- the bcp gene encoding thioredoxin-dependent thiol peroxidase — protein MAPTPRLSPGDPAPDFELSDADGTTVRLSDYRGRKVIVYVYPAAMTPGCTKQACDFRDSLESFQAAGYAVLGVSPDSPAKLKAFREKEGLTFPLLSDPDKRMLSEWGAYGEKQSYGRTITGVIRSTFVVDPDGTIALAQYNVRATGHVAKLRRDLGL, from the coding sequence GTGGCACCCACCCCTCGGCTCAGTCCCGGCGACCCCGCGCCCGACTTCGAGCTCAGCGACGCCGACGGCACGACGGTCCGCCTGTCCGACTACCGCGGCCGGAAGGTGATCGTCTACGTCTACCCGGCGGCCATGACCCCGGGGTGCACGAAGCAGGCATGCGACTTCCGGGACTCGCTGGAGAGCTTCCAGGCGGCCGGCTACGCCGTGCTCGGGGTCTCACCCGACTCGCCCGCCAAGCTCAAGGCGTTCCGCGAGAAGGAGGGGTTGACCTTCCCCCTGCTCTCCGACCCCGACAAGCGGATGCTCTCGGAGTGGGGCGCCTACGGCGAGAAGCAGTCGTACGGCAGGACGATCACCGGCGTCATCCGGTCGACCTTCGTCGTCGACCCGGACGGGACGATCGCGCTCGCACAGTACAACGTCCGGGCGACCGGACACGTAGCGAAGCTTCGCCGCGACCTCGGGTTGTGA
- a CDS encoding glycosyltransferase family 39 protein translates to MDPAAHPADGTLSEERPSPPAEGAPAGERTTGRLARLDPATAALVLLVVTGVVVRVGLWWQNRAFWRDELALVQSLDAYSVPELLGPLSDAQSAPPGWLLLVRATTWVLGTGEQSYRLVALVSGCAALAAIAVLACRLVRHRWAALVPLLLLATLSQLVFYTAQTKQYASDVLLVTALLLLGLDMLGDRTARTDQRASDRAEDGDESRSDQRNDSDHPGRSDHPGRSERRRGWRRLGPRLGRWRLSRWHVWYFALAVLPWFSHAAMLTAPFLAGWVALVQLWRREVGVARLAARLALPAASVLGAALHARHLTGQVSDLTTYWAGFMGPREADLGQWLDWHRFVFADFAHHVLGFPTPWGWLLVVAGFAAAARRRPATAILLVLPLLAAYTVGVLGFYPFGRRLALFCVPGLLVLPGVLVETVAAGVARWARRWVKPPGLAAGVAGATAAAVVVAGCFTSPARLTHDLEYLYGVDDYRSALTFVAEKWQEGDVLLVGGGDRAAVRVYGPRLGVPTDRAFRALPSPDTTERDRCPLPQVLATAPRIWLVTGDVVPIYQGVPSRYALVAPLLSRFHVVWHHVRGRVTVQAVMPGGAAERRPARCLVYAPVGKAGDPAYPRGLPAW, encoded by the coding sequence GTGGATCCTGCTGCGCATCCGGCTGACGGGACGCTGAGCGAGGAGCGGCCATCCCCACCAGCCGAGGGCGCACCGGCTGGTGAGCGAACGACGGGCCGTCTCGCCCGCCTCGACCCCGCCACCGCCGCGCTCGTCCTGCTCGTCGTCACCGGGGTCGTGGTGCGCGTGGGCCTGTGGTGGCAGAACCGCGCCTTCTGGCGCGACGAGCTCGCGCTCGTCCAGAGCCTGGACGCCTACTCGGTCCCCGAGCTTCTCGGCCCGCTGTCGGATGCGCAGTCCGCGCCGCCGGGCTGGCTCCTCCTCGTCCGAGCGACCACATGGGTCCTCGGCACCGGCGAGCAGTCCTATCGCCTGGTCGCCTTGGTCAGTGGCTGCGCCGCCCTCGCGGCCATCGCCGTCCTCGCCTGCCGACTCGTGCGGCACCGGTGGGCGGCGTTGGTCCCCCTCCTGCTGCTGGCCACCTTGTCCCAGCTCGTCTTCTACACCGCGCAGACCAAGCAGTACGCCAGCGACGTCCTGCTCGTCACGGCGCTGCTCCTGCTCGGCCTCGACATGCTGGGTGACCGCACGGCGAGGACCGATCAGCGGGCGAGCGACCGAGCCGAGGACGGCGACGAGTCTCGAAGCGACCAGCGGAACGACAGCGACCACCCTGGACGCAGCGACCACCCTGGACGCAGCGAGCGGCGTCGTGGGTGGAGGCGACTCGGCCCCCGCCTCGGCCGGTGGCGCCTCTCGCGGTGGCACGTCTGGTACTTCGCGCTCGCCGTCCTGCCGTGGTTCTCCCACGCCGCCATGCTCACCGCGCCGTTCCTCGCGGGCTGGGTCGCGCTCGTCCAGCTCTGGCGTCGCGAGGTGGGAGTGGCGCGCCTGGCGGCCCGGCTCGCGTTGCCGGCGGCGTCGGTGCTGGGCGCCGCCCTGCACGCCCGACACCTCACCGGACAGGTCAGCGACCTCACCACGTATTGGGCGGGCTTCATGGGGCCCCGCGAGGCGGATCTCGGGCAGTGGCTGGACTGGCACCGCTTCGTCTTCGCCGACTTCGCCCACCACGTCCTCGGCTTCCCCACCCCGTGGGGGTGGCTTCTCGTCGTCGCCGGTTTCGCCGCCGCCGCGCGTCGACGGCCGGCGACCGCGATCCTGCTCGTACTCCCGCTCCTCGCCGCCTACACGGTCGGCGTCCTCGGCTTCTACCCCTTCGGACGGCGGCTCGCGTTGTTCTGCGTGCCCGGTCTGCTGGTGCTGCCGGGCGTGCTCGTCGAGACGGTCGCCGCGGGCGTGGCCCGGTGGGCGCGGCGCTGGGTGAAGCCGCCGGGGCTCGCCGCCGGTGTCGCAGGCGCCACCGCCGCGGCCGTCGTGGTGGCCGGCTGCTTCACCTCACCCGCCCGGCTCACGCACGACCTCGAGTACCTCTACGGCGTCGACGACTACCGGAGCGCGCTGACGTTCGTCGCGGAGAAGTGGCAGGAGGGCGACGTCCTGCTGGTGGGCGGGGGCGACCGAGCGGCCGTGCGGGTCTACGGCCCTCGACTGGGCGTGCCGACCGACCGGGCGTTCCGCGCGCTGCCCTCACCGGACACGACCGAGCGGGACCGCTGCCCTCTCCCCCAGGTGCTGGCGACCGCGCCCCGGATCTGGTTGGTGACCGGCGACGTCGTGCCCATCTACCAGGGGGTGCCCAGCCGGTACGCGCTCGTCGCGCCGCTCCTGTCACGCTTCCACGTCGTCTGGCACCACGTGCGTGGGCGGGTCACCGTCCAGGCTGTCATGCCGGGAGGGGCCGCGGAGCGTCGCCCCGCCCGCTGCCTGGTCTACGCGCCGGTCGGCAAGGCCGGCGACCCCGCCTACCCGCGTGGCCTCCCGGCCTGGTGA